A stretch of DNA from Clostridia bacterium:
ATATAAAATAGTTGTAAAGTATGTAACTCTGAATCATATATTAATAAATAGGGGGTGTTTGCTCATGAGGAGGAAGTTTGGCCAAAGAGGCGGAAAGAAGAAATTCTTCTTCAGCGTGCTGATATTAGCTATTATGCTGATATACTCATATTACATCTTGGAGAGGAACATTAAGCCGACTATTTTGGCAATGTCAGAGATAAATGCAAGGCTTATTGCAACGCAGGCGATAAATGATGCAGTGAATAGCAAAATAAGCAACAACTCTTTTAATCATCTTGTTGATTACAAGACCGACGTTAATGGAAGGATTGCACTTATCCAAGCAAACACTGTGCAAATGAACAAGCTGGCAGCTGATACTTCCTTGGAAATTCAGAAGGAAATAAAAAAGATTGGAATTACAGCCTTGAAGATACCCATATCAAACATTTTTGGAAGCCAGGTATTCGCGAATACCGGCCCTAAGATAAGTGTGAATATACAGCCGGCAGGTACAGTCAATGTGGATTTCTATACAGATTTTGAG
This window harbors:
- the yunB gene encoding sporulation protein YunB, which translates into the protein MRRKFGQRGGKKKFFFSVLILAIMLIYSYYILERNIKPTILAMSEINARLIATQAINDAVNSKISNNSFNHLVDYKTDVNGRIALIQANTVQMNKLAADTSLEIQKEIKKIGITALKIPISNIFGSQVFANTGPKISVNIQPAGTVNVDFYTDFEEAGINQTRLKIYLIVKTDVQILVPLASNKIDVTTHIPVSETIIV